One Glycine max cultivar Williams 82 chromosome 6, Glycine_max_v4.0, whole genome shotgun sequence DNA segment encodes these proteins:
- the LOC102667817 gene encoding uncharacterized protein has product MGRVIKMIRMRFLTRLYWAARMDVHLEANDIWEADEEDYEDIFSRIITIKSTFDVWNFLKDEYEGDERIKGMQAMNLIRKFEMQKMKESETIKEYANKLLSIANQVRLLGFEFSNSRIVQKILLTAPKKFEASIASLENTKDPSKITLAELVSAMQSQELRRLMRQDSAIEGALPAKHHHVESSRKKYGRKNQPASNKNGANNQNKGKGKKKNYPPCRHYGKLGHPPYKCWKRPDAKCSMCNQLRHEAIICRSKFQQHEANAQVVEQEEEDYIFATTCYSMRSSSECWLIDSGCMNHMTYDKTLFKDLKPTNVSKVRIGNGGYISAKGKRTIAISTCSVSKAYKVYHPQTGKMIDLGLMTYFLGIEIKQSQNKVLICQRKYAKEILKKFQMEECKSISTPMNQKEKFNKEDGANKIDEGYYRSLIGCLKYLTAKRPNILFVVSLLSRFMHCASEIHLKAAKRILSYWARSVDNIKSTSGYCFSLGSGVFSWCTKKQAIVAQSTAETEFIAATTMKQNPSCSVMVDNWYGEFLESIEPSMVKQMP; this is encoded by the exons ATGGGAAGGGTGATAAAAATGATCAGGATGAGGTTCTTAACAAG gTTGTACTGGGCAGCAAGAATGGACGTTCATCTGGAGGCAAATGATATCTGGGAAGCTGATGAGGAAGACTACGAA GACATTTTCAGTAGAATCATAACAATCAAATCAACATTTGATGTCTGGAATTTCCTCAAGGATGAATATGAAGGAGATGAAAGGATCAAGGGAATGCAAGCCATGAATCtgattagaaaatttgagatgCAAAAAATGAAGGAGTCTGAAACAATCAAGGAATATGCAAACAAACTTCTTAGCATTGCTAACCAGGTGAGGTTGTTAGGTTTTGAATTTTCTAATTCAAGAATAGTTCAGAAAATATTGTTGACTGCCCCTAAAAAATTTGAAGCTTCTATTGCTTCATTGGAAAATACTAAGGATCCGTCAAAGATTACATTGGCAGAACTTGTAAGTGCTATGCAGTCCCAAGAGCTGCGGAGGTTGATGAGACAAGACAGTGCGATTGAAGGTGCTTTACCAGCCAAGCACCATCATGTTGAATCAAGTAGAAAGAAATATGGCAGGAAGAATCAGCCAGCAAGCAACAAAAATGGTGCAAACAACCAAAATAAAGGTAagggtaaaaagaaaaattatccaccTTGTCGGCATTACGGAAAATTGGGTCACCCACCTTACAAATGTTGGAAACGACCAGACGCAAAGTGCAGCATGTGCAATCAGCTTAGACACGAAGCTAtaatttgtagaagcaaatttCAGCAGCATGAAGCCAATGCCCAAGTTGTTGAGCAGGAGGAAGAAGATTATATTTTTGCTACAACATGTTATTCAATGAGAAGTAGTTCTGAATGTTGGTTGATTGATAGTGGTTGTATGAACCACATGACATATGATAAGACTCTATTCAAGGATTTGAAGCCAACTAATGTCTCAAAGGTCAGAATTGGGAATGGTGGCTATATTTctgcaaaaggaaaaagaacCATTGCAATTTCAACATGTTCAG TTTCAAAAGCCTACAAAGTATATCATCCTCAAACAGGAAAAATGATTGATCTTGGTCTCATGACTTATTTTCTTGGAATTGAGATCAAGCAAAGTCAGAACAAAGTGTTAATCTGTCAAAggaaatatgcaaaagaaattttgaaaaagtttcaAATGGAGGAATGCAAATCTATTAGCACACCAATGAACCAAAAAGAGAAGTTCAACAAGGAAGATGGTGCTAATAAAATTGATGAAGGATATTATAGGAGCTTGATTGGATGTCTAAAGTATCTCACTGCAAAAAGGCCAAACATTCTATTTGTTGTAAGTCTATTGTCTCGTTTTATGCATTGTGCAAGTGAAATACATTTAAAAGCAGCAAAGAGAATATTGAG TTATTGGGCTAGATCCGTTGATAACATCAAGAGCACTTCAGGATACTGTTTCAGCCTAGGCTCAGGAGTTTTCTCATGGTGCACAAAGAAGCAAGCGATTGTAGCACAATCCACTGCTGAGACTGAATTCATAGCAGCAACAACAATG
- the LOC106799087 gene encoding protein ULTRAPETALA 2-like: MLTKKGVEGGRAISDEDRDRVPLWKTPLTKYYTHQANEANWKDSAMRKRNFHWDEFLHCTSCRKECRFHLKSILDIKNYHEALDNKSWTCSLWPYQKIICDDDEERPSMRVSRGCSRSSTCQGCSTCYCEGCIKFRFEDCNCQECIDFMLYAEP; this comes from the exons ATGCTCACAAAGAAGGGAGTGGAAGGTGGAAGAGCAATATCTGATGAAGATAGAGATAGAGTTCCACTCTGGAAGACACCTCTAACGAAATATTACACACACCAAGCAAATGAGGCTAACTGGAAAGACTCTGCAATGAGGAAACGAAACTTTCACTGGGATGAGTTCCTGCATTGCACGAGTTGCAGGAAGGAGTGCAGGTTCCATCTCAAGAGCATACTAGACATTAAGAACTACCATGAAGCTTTGGACAACAAATCCTGGACTTGTTCTCTTTGGCCTTACCAAAA aatAATCTGCGATGATGATGAAGAGAGACCAAGTATGAGAGTAAGCAGGGGCTGTTCTCGTTCTTCAACTTGCCAAGGCTGCTCAACTTGTTACTGCGAAGGGTGCATCAAGTTCCGCTTTGAGGATTGCAATTGCCAAGAATGCATAGACTTTATGCTTTATGCTGAACCTTAA
- the LOC100776040 gene encoding putative nuclease HARBI1: MFAKDIIKPVDPSFRDTLDEILKDARYRPYFRDCIGAIDGTHIRVCVPSHLQEVYIGRKGYTTTNVVAVCDFSMCFTFVWAGWEGSAHDTKIFMEALRKPALHFPHPPQGKYYLVDSGYPTFMGFLGPYKKTRYHLPQFRIGPRIRGRVEVFNYYHSSLRSTIERAFGLCKARWKILGNMPPFALKTQNQIIVACMAIHNFIQRNDKSDGEFDSLDEDNENIDSDEDESEVDPSITTWEEPDAQSTLQMERFRESLKNMFPTRI; this comes from the exons ATGTTTGCAAAGGATATAATTAAGCCTGTTGATCCATCATTTAGGGATACTCTTGATGAGATTCTAAAAGATGCTAGATATCGCCCTTACTTTAGGGATTGTATTGGTGCAATAGATGGTACTCATATACGAGTTTGTGTTCCCTCTCATCTACAAGAAGTCTATATTGGTCGGAAAGGCTACACTACCACTAATGTCGTGGCTGTTTGTGACTTTAGCATGTGTTTCACTTTTGTTTGGGCAGGTTGGGAAGGTTCTGCACATGATACTAAGATATTTATGGAGGCTTTACGTAAACCTGCATTGCATTTTCCACATCCTCCTCAAg GTAAATATTATCTTGTTGATTCTGGTTACCCTACTTTTATGGGTTTTCTAGGACCGTACAAGAAAACTAGGTATCATCTCCCGCAATTTAGAATTGGGCCTAGAATCAGGGGAAGAGttgaagtttttaattattatcattctaGTCTTCGAAGTACAATTGAACGTGCATTTGGTTTATGTAAAGCAAGATGGAAGATATTGGGTAATATGCCACCTTTTGCTTTGAAGACACAAAACCAAATCATTGTTGCTTGCATGGCTATACATAACTTCATTCAAAGAAATGACAAGAGTGATGGAGAATTTGATTCGCTAGATGAAGATAATGAAAATATAGATAGTGATGAAGATGAAAGTGAAGTTGATCCTAGTATTACAACATGGGAAGAACCGGATGCTCAAAGTACTCTACAAATGGAACGATTTAGAGAATCTTTGAAGAATATGTTTCCAACacgtatttaa